The genome window CTGGCCCGGGTCTTCGACCTGCCGGTCATCTGCGCCATCCAGGGACACGCCGGAGAGTGGAGCGCCGAGGGCACCCTGGCGGCGGCGGCCGCGTCCAGGGGCGTGCCGGCGGTCACCGCCGAGGTGGGCGGCATGGGCCGCCTCGACGAGGAGGACGTCGAACGTCATCGGCACGGCGTGATGAACGTGCTCCGGCAGCTCGGGATGATCCCGGGCTGGCCGACCCTGACCGTCCCGCCGGTGGTCGTCTCAGACATGGTCTGGCCGCAGGCCGACGTGGACGGCGTCTTTTACCCGCACGTGCAGGTCGGTGAACGGATCCGCGCCGGGACGGTTGTCGGGACCCTTCACGACTACTTCGGCAACCTGATCAAGCCAGTCCACTCGCCGGCAAGCGGGCTGGTCATGTTCGTCACGACCAGCCCGGCGGTGATGCAGAAGGGGCCGCTTGTGGGCATCGGCGTCCCTGCGGAGTAGCTGGATCTTTGCGTCAGCAGAAAGGCTTTGGCCGCCGGCCAGTGACCGGCGGCCTTGTCTGTTGATTTGTGGAGTCGGACGCGGGCGCCTTACTGCTCGGGGTTCACCCAACGCGGTCGTGACAGGACCCGGCCCAGGTTGACGTGACCGAACGGCTGATCGAAGGCCTTCCCATCCAAGGTGAACTGGACCTTGTCGACTCCGGGGAAGGTCGTCACCGTCAGGATCATCGAGTCGACCATCAGAGACTGCCGGACCGGGTCGTTGGCGAAGGCCTCCTTGACCTTGCCGGACAGGTCGACGAAGGCCGTCTTCTCCTCGACGCGGACCGACTTGACTTTGACCGCTTCGGGAACGGTCGCCCGCAGCTTGAAGTCACCCCGGACAAGGTCCTGCTTCAAGAGGTCGAGGGCCTTCTTGATGGCGTCGGTCGGGCCCTGGGAGGTCAAAGCCACCCGCTCGGGGACGAGGTAGGCCCGGTTGCCCACGTAGAGGGCCAGGTAGACCCAGGCCTTCTGGCCGTCACTGGCCCTGTGATCGGCCTTGAACGGGGCCGAGGCGGCCAGGCCGTGGAAGAGCACCGGGGTGGTCTTCCCATCCACCAGGAACTGGACCTGATCCACCCACGACTGCTCGGAGCAGGTCGACAGGATGCCATCGAGGGCCAGCGTGGCGCCGGTTGACCCCCACTTCGAGCTGACCTCGACCACCTGCTGCGGGATGTCCACCGCCAGTACCCCGTTGGCGATGGTCACTTTGTTGATGGTCATCGGCGGGGCGGCCTTCATCAGCCCGCTGTCCGCCTGCGGCCCCTTGAGGAACTCGTCGAGCGAGGCGCGGACCGGATACTCGGTCTTGCTGATCACCCGCGACACCGGGACCAGGTACATGGCGTCCGGGTCGGTGAAGTAGACCGTCACCCGCTCCCTCCCCTCAGGCGCCGAGGAGGTGGCCGGGATGTAGGTCAGCTCGATTTGGGCCTGGCGATTGGCCGACAGCGATGGGATGATCCCGATCCTGTTGAGCACCGACTGGCCCATCATGGCTAGGTTCTTGGCGTTCTGCTGGAGGTACCCAGCGGCGAAGAACATGGCCACGACTAGCAGGATCACCGCGATCTTGCGCATCAAGGCAAAGACCCCCTCGCGGATGCTCTTGTCCGGTACATTACATGCCGAGGGGGTGAAGTTTATGCTAAGAGGGCGCATGCCTGTCGGGGGAGGGGGGAGTAGGCCAAGCCGCGTCGGGTGGTGGGGTTGGCCCGTAGGCAAAGAAAGACCGGCCTCACAGGACGAGGCCGGCTTCACTGTTCTGGTTTTCCCAGCGGGTCCCCAAGCGGGTCCGCCGGCTTAAACCGGCGGACCGCCGGCCAGCCC of Bacillota bacterium contains these proteins:
- a CDS encoding GerMN domain-containing protein gives rise to the protein MRKIAVILLVVAMFFAAGYLQQNAKNLAMMGQSVLNRIGIIPSLSANRQAQIELTYIPATSSAPEGRERVTVYFTDPDAMYLVPVSRVISKTEYPVRASLDEFLKGPQADSGLMKAAPPMTINKVTIANGVLAVDIPQQVVEVSSKWGSTGATLALDGILSTCSEQSWVDQVQFLVDGKTTPVLFHGLAASAPFKADHRASDGQKAWVYLALYVGNRAYLVPERVALTSQGPTDAIKKALDLLKQDLVRGDFKLRATVPEAVKVKSVRVEEKTAFVDLSGKVKEAFANDPVRQSLMVDSMILTVTTFPGVDKVQFTLDGKAFDQPFGHVNLGRVLSRPRWVNPEQ